Genomic DNA from Paenibacillus borealis:
TCTCCGAGAATCAGTCCCGCTACCTGTGCGCCTCTGGATGACGGCTGTTTCTTCAAATAACTTCGTTTCTGCCGTTGGCCTTTAGCGATTCCGATAGCATCCTCGTAACTTTTGCGTACGCAGCTGTTCCAGCGGAAACCGCAGGCAGCCGAAGTTCTGCCGATTTTTTCACCCACCTCTTCAAAAGCAGCAAGCTGTGTACTGCCTTCACGGATATGACGCAGCGTTATTTCTGCCAATATCAGATCATCTTCCGCACTCCAAGCATCCTGTCTAACGGCTGTCATAAAGCCTAACCCTCCTAACAACATCATGAAATAACCATCTTCAGAACCGGCAGCTCCGCCGGGTAGTGAATAGGGATAAAAGCTGCTTACTCCATTTCTATGCCTCTATTAGAGTTCATAGAATCTATTTGATACTAAATTGTATTGCCATTTTGTCTGAACATCATACTTACCATGCTATAAATTCTTAAATTCCAAGAGAAAGTCTTGTGTCAATTATAAAAATCATAAATTTTATAAATTCCTGCATTTTTTTCAATGAATTCGTTTACAGTGTTTTGCAGAGCCGTTATAATGAAGGGTAAGAGCAGTAGCCGGATTCATACTGGAAGGGGGAATCTCTCTTGGACCGCATGTTTCGCGTATTGGGATTTTTCACACTCGTTATCGGACTTATGGCTTTCGCCGGTGATCTTACGGAAATGGCCCTGCTATTCTTTTTGCAAACCGCTTTTTTTGTGATCCTGGGCTACATGAAATTCACCGAAAAGACCTACATCCTGCTCTTCTGGGGTTATATGATCCTGACCTTTACAGGCTTCAGTTATTGGACAGTCTTTCAGATGGGTCTGCCGCTGTAACGCATATATATTATTGAAACGGATAGTGTTCCTTTACCTCAAGGAGCCACTCCGTTTTTTTGTATGAGAATTTATATGTTTTTGGGGTCCTCGCAAAGTACCTGAGTAATCCTCGAAGCTAGCGGCCCCACTTTGTGGGGTAATTTTGTTTGTCCAAATGTAGTTTCCGGGTGGCGAAACAGGGTATGATATTTTCACAGGCAGAAACATATTATTAGTACATACCTGTTACTCAACTCTGTTCAAGGTGGTGATGTGGTGTTATCCCGCAGTTCCTTACGCCGGTTATTTGCAGCTATACTCCTTCTCACCTGCACGCTCACGCCGATATCCGCTCCGGTATATCTGTCCGCCGAACCCGGTTCCGGCCTTAGCACTTCGCTGCCTGCCATTCCGGATAATGAAGAAACCCGTAAGCTGCTCGAACAGACGCTGTCCTCAGCGGAGATTGAACGGGAGATTATCCGGATTACGGCAGAACAACAAATACTTGAGAGCAAAGTCGCCACTCTGACCGAGCAATCGGCCGCCAAACAAACGGCAATTGCAGATCAGCAGGAACGCGCTGGCGCAGTTGTGCGGGCTTATTATATGGGGGAACGCGACGGGCTGCTGGCGGCCGTTCTGTCTGCCAAAAGTATCAGCAGAATACTCGCTCTTTATGATTACTATGAGATTATTATCGGGCAGGACCGGGATACCCTATCCCAGTATGAAACACAATATAAGGATTTGAAAAAGACGCTCACGGCCGCCCGGCGCAGCTCTGAAGAGCTTGCGGAGCTCAAAACGGCGCTCGTGGAGCAGCAAAAGCGCGTGCTTGCTTTGAATGAAGAAATTGAGGGCGGCATTCAGGCCAGTACAGATCCTGAGCGTATGGGGTTACTGCTGGAGGAGTTCAGTAAATATTGGGAGAATATCGGGATCCATGAGGTTAAGACTTATTTCAAGGCGTTATCCTCGGCGATGAAGCATCTGCCGGAGTTTGTCCAGAACCGGGATGGCGTACTGGTCCGCAAGGGGATGACTTATAATCTTGCGCTGAAGGAAGAGGATTTGAACGAATTCCTGATTACACAGAATACGTTATTCAAGGATTTCGCCTTTCATTTCAAGGATAACGAGATTACGGCTACAGGAAAAAGCGGGGGCTTGTCTCTGACGTTAACCGGTCATTACACCATTCAGGAGGAACCGGTCAACGGATTAATGTTCCATGTGGACCATGTGGTCTTCAATGGACTGGAGCTGCCGGACACCACCCGTCAGGCGTTGGAGGAAGAATTCGATCTGGGCTTCTATCCGTCCAAAATCGTCTCCTTCCTGCATGCTACGGAAGTATCCAGCTCAGATGGTATTCTGCATGTTAAGCTGTCCCTCTCATTCTGAGTCTGTGACCGCTGCTTCATATCCGGCTGCATCCAGCTTGCCGGTCAAGAGCAGCACTGCCGCTTCAGCATAACGGCTCCATTCGCCTTCTGAGTCTGGCCCGGGGGCGTTGTCCTCGGTGAGGAACACCCCGGAGTCGAATGGAAGCCGGGAGATTTCAGACAATCCGGAGCGGTACAACTCATCCAGTGCAGGCAGACGGTCCGTATTCTCCAGCCATTCCAGCTGGGCCGAGCTTGAAGTTACATAAGCAAGCCACTTGACCGCCGCTTCCGGGCTGCCGGATTGTGCGGGGAGAGCGAAAAAGCGGCTATGGATTGCCTCGTAGATGTTCTTCCCCGTCTGCTCCTGCGGCGCTTGCACTCTCAGCGTGGAGTTTCCGTGCTTCTTCCATTCAGAGAGCGGCACTGCCGCCACTGCAAGCTTGCCATCCTGCAGCATATCCCAGATCTCCTGGTTAAACCGGCTGGTCAGATAAAAATAACCGCGGGCAGCTTCCGTCCATGCCGCTTGTGCCTC
This window encodes:
- a CDS encoding DUF2626 domain-containing protein; its protein translation is MDRMFRVLGFFTLVIGLMAFAGDLTEMALLFFLQTAFFVILGYMKFTEKTYILLFWGYMILTFTGFSYWTVFQMGLPL
- a CDS encoding coiled-coil domain-containing protein, yielding MLSRSSLRRLFAAILLLTCTLTPISAPVYLSAEPGSGLSTSLPAIPDNEETRKLLEQTLSSAEIEREIIRITAEQQILESKVATLTEQSAAKQTAIADQQERAGAVVRAYYMGERDGLLAAVLSAKSISRILALYDYYEIIIGQDRDTLSQYETQYKDLKKTLTAARRSSEELAELKTALVEQQKRVLALNEEIEGGIQASTDPERMGLLLEEFSKYWENIGIHEVKTYFKALSSAMKHLPEFVQNRDGVLVRKGMTYNLALKEEDLNEFLITQNTLFKDFAFHFKDNEITATGKSGGLSLTLTGHYTIQEEPVNGLMFHVDHVVFNGLELPDTTRQALEEEFDLGFYPSKIVSFLHATEVSSSDGILHVKLSLSF